The Mangifera indica cultivar Alphonso unplaced genomic scaffold, CATAS_Mindica_2.1 Un_0017, whole genome shotgun sequence genome has a window encoding:
- the LOC123205845 gene encoding probable WRKY transcription factor 14 produces MCSFFSLPMENFQGDLEDILRASSGNSPSDINSNVNNPTASSSSTWQFPSSDPLNFTLTADDHRDSSFGDPFSSIGDPLLHELNMADSAAACYYTTPNSVDESGSTCSASYPHHQQRAFEDEFRMPCNIFSRIQISQSPKQLTVSPGDSPPRGPKVAAMLPSNMINATSSKSSLLDNTSGPLQISSPRNLGIKRRKSQAKKVVCIPAPAAPNSRSSGEVVPSDLWAWRKYGQKPIKGSPYPRGYYRCSSSKGCSARKQVERSRTDPNMLVITYTSEHNHPWPTQRNALAGSTRSQPSKNNATKSSPSAGSQPQTSTNNTKEEVKENSNDDTISPVVGAGNSSASVKEEMEEMEKPLKMDPNRDQFSEGFSQIYKPPLSDQSQEDFFADLGEIEADPLNLLFSHGFSADIPKENKVLDPFNLFDWSGDNNNNSFGESKRGL; encoded by the exons ATGTGCAGTTTCTTCAGCCTTCCAATGGAGAATTTCCAAGGCGATTTAGAAGATATTCTTCGAGCAAGCTCAGGTAACTCGCCGTCTGATATTAATAGTAACGTTAACAATCCgactgcttcttcttcttcaacctgGCAATTCCCTTCTTCGGATCCGTTGAATTTCACTTTGACTGCGGACGATCATAGAGATTCCTCCTTCGGTGATCCCTTCTCTTCCATTGGAGATCCGCTTCTCCACGAGCTCAACATGGCGGATTCGGCCGCTGCCTGCTATTACACCACTCCAAATTCGGTTGATGAAAGTGGCAGTACTTGTTCAGCCAGCTATCCTCATCATCAGCAAAGGGCTTTTGAAGATGAATTCAGGATGCCTTGCAACATTTTCTCTCGGATTCAGATCTCACAAAGCCCGAAGCAGCTGACGGTTTCGCCTGGTGATTCGCCACCGAGGGGACCTAAGGTGGCTGCTATGCTTCCGAGCAACATGATCAATGCCACCAGCTCGAAAAGTTCTTTACTTGATAACACATCTGGACCTTTGCAGATCTCATCCCCGAGGAATCTGGGCATCAAAAGAAG AAAGAGTCAAGCAAAGAAGGTGGTTTGTATCCCGGCGCCGGCTGCACCAAATAGCAGGTCAAGTGGAGAAGTTGTTCCTTCTGATCTCTGGGCATGGAGAAAATATGGGCAGAAACCCATCAAAGGTTCGCCTTATCCAAG GGGCTATTACAGATGCAGTAGTTCAAAGGGATGTTCAGCGAGGAAACAAGTTGAGAGGAGCCGAACGGATCCGAATATGTTGGTGATAACTTACACTTCTGAACATAATCATCCATGGCCGACACAGAGAAACGCTCTAGCTGGCTCAACGAGGTCTCAGCCGTCTAAAAACAACGCGACGAAGAGCTCACCAAGCGCCGGCTCTCAGCCTCAGACTTCAACAAACAACACAAAGGAAGAAGTGAAGGAGAATAGTAACGACGACACGATCTCGCCGGTCGTTGGAGCCGGTAATTCAAGCGCTTCAGTTAAAGAGGAGATGGAGGAAATGGAAAAGCCATTAAAGATGGATCCAAATAGAGATCAATTCAGTGAAGGGTTTTCCCAGATATACAAACCGCCACTGTCAGACCAATCTCAGGAAGATTTCTTCGCCGATTTGGGAGAGATAGAAGCCGACCCTCTAAACCTCTTATTTAGCCATGGATTCAGTGCAGATATACCTAAAGAAAACAAGGTTTTGGATCCATTTAACCTCTTTGATTGGTCAGGGGACAACAATAACAATTCATTTGGAGAATCCAAGAGGGGTTTATAG